The DNA region aatatagtaataatatatatatatacaatcaatctaatgaatgcctattataaatataataataatatatatacaatcaaTATAATGAATgcctattataaatataataataatatataaacaatcaatctaattaatacatctacaatcaatctaattaatgcctataaatatataaatatattaatctaataatgtctataaatatataaatatataaatctaattaatgcctataaatatataaatctattaatctaattaatgcatataaatatataaatatatgaatctaATTAATGCCCATAAAtatatcaatctaattaatgcctttaaatataatatatctataatcaatctaattaatggcaataaatataataataatatatatttaatcaatctaattaatggctataaatataataatcaatctaatgaatgcctattataaatataataatatatctacaatcaatctaatgaatgcctattataaatataatagtatatctataatcaatctaattaatggccataaatataataatatatatacaatcaaTATAATGAATgcctattataaatataataataaaatatatacaatcaatctaatgaatgcctactataaatataataatatatctataatcaatctaatcaatggctataaatatagtaatatatctccaatcaatctaattaatgcctactataaatgtaataatatatctacaatcaatctaattaatggctataaatatagtaataatatatatacaatcaaTATAATGAATgcctattataaatataataataaaatatatacaatcaatctaatgaatgcctactataaatataataatatatctataatcaatctaatcaatggctataaatgtaataatatatctccaatcaatctaattaatgcctactataaatgtaataatatatctccaatcaatctaattaatggctataaatatagtaatatatctccaatcaatctaattaatggctataaatatagtaatatatctccaatcaatctaattaatggctataaatacaacaatatatcttcaatcaatatatataattaataggtatacatatataaatctattaatctaattaaaacttataaatatttaaatctatCAATCTAATTAAAAAGTATGAATATTTAAATCTATCAATCTAATTAGTCCCTCTCTGACCCCCTGAAGCAGCTCAGGAACAGCTTCCTCCTTCCTCCCTGTGTGGAAAAGATcagaagaaaacagaataaattaagaCTTGGTGTAAAAATCATTACTATAATAAATCAGAGAATCATTAAAATGTCtctttttatatagatttatagcGGTACGTGTTTTGTGTTGCTTTAGATTAAATTGAACTCTGACCTTTCTTTTGGGAGGGGTCTCCACCGCGTCCCTTCGCTCTTCCAGGTCCTGCACATCCTACAAGAAGCAGAGATAAAGAAGTAAAGgggtttaatgtagaattgcagACACTTTATTAATCATTTCACCGCAGAAAATAGAGAACGCTTTTATACCATCAGAtaacatcattattattaaatgagaCACATATTGAAGATACTGGAacaaactcttacctgtgcagccGGCTCCGCCTCCAGACCTGGGTCCGCCTCCCCAaccagcaccgagactcgagcACGGGACCTGAAACGAGAAAACACAGAGGTCCAAAAGTTGGTGGTGAGTATTTTCAGGGATCTGCTCTGTGTTCTGATGGTGGGTGAAGGTGCAGTGACTCCCTGGCCGGTTAGCTCTGGTGGGAAGACGGTGGTGGTGAGGTCCTCCACTGAAGATTCTGagcactgtccaataaaaagatTAGATAAGATAgtcctttattagtcccacagtagTAAAATTTACTCAGTTACAGCAGGAAAAGGACAGCAAGgaacacagaaacagaaagagataaCAAACTATATTAGTATTAACAATataaacattaattaataatacaaatacattaaaaaccTGCATTGCACATAAAGATTATGCacattatgttttaaaaaaggctaaattGGGTCTGATGTAGGTGTGTAACAGTTTAATAAAGACTCACAGAAGAAAAAGGTGAAGTGTAGACGTCTGAATCCTcctgaaacaaaacaaatacatactTTAATTCATACTGATCCATCTCTAGTTTTATATTTGAGTGTTGTTAAAAGTGATTTTGGCCtaacaagcagctcagtttcctctgctgagaagtgcagaagctctgcatcgttaaaatagcaatctgcccaAATCAGAGTgcatctgactcttaaagggaatggcaagtgacactctgattggcttatttcaagttacgcccaaaacaaacccatgattaattaagagaattagtacatgccttgtttctttacattttaagccacacaaagtgtacttttcccgtcgttatgatagcaaagacacactgacacgccctaaatcaagctgtatgtTTAACATTGAGGCTATACTGGGTCTGATGTAGGAGTGTAAAAGTTTGATAAAGACTCACCGAAAAAAATGACGAAGAGGAAACGGAAGAGACGTCTGACTCCTcctgaaacaaaacaaatacatactTTAATTCATACTGATCCATCTCTAGTTTTATTTTTGAGTGTTGTAGAATGTGAATTTGGTCTAAAATTTAAGAATTTTCTATGAAAGATAGTTAAATTGGGTTAAATAACACTGAGCG from Astyanax mexicanus isolate ESR-SI-001 chromosome 22, AstMex3_surface, whole genome shotgun sequence includes:
- the LOC125786969 gene encoding uncharacterized protein LOC125786969 isoform X4; translated protein: MVSPSRVCPLGVGTDRSGNSTTRPPAFGCRKAWGKCSKRTVPTSHPEPAAIPSSQPPTVTTPPFPRYTHCNVLVPIAVAELTQKLDFVGPEPELIPGPAAQALADPVWEVEDLDDEVEMSKEESDVSSVSSSSFFSDSDVYTSPFSSCSESSVEDLTTTVFPPELTGQGVTAPSPTIRTQSRSLKILTTNFWTSVFSRFRSRARVSVLVGEADPGLEAEPAAQDVQDLEERRDAVETPPKRKGGRRKLFLSCFRGSERD
- the LOC125786969 gene encoding uncharacterized protein LOC125786969 isoform X1; this encodes MVSPSRVCPLGVGTDRSGNSTTRPPAFGCRKAWGKCSKRTVPTSHPEPAAIPSSQPPTVTTPPFPRYTHCNVLVPIAVAELTQKLDFVGPEPELIPGPAAQALADPVWEVEDLDDEVEMSKEESDVSSVSSSSFFSEDSDVYTSPFSSCSESSVEDLTTTVFPPELTGQGVTAPSPTIRTQSRSLKILTTNFWTSVFSRFRSRARVSVLVGEADPGLEAEPAAQDVQDLEERRDAVETPPKRKGGRRKLFLSCFRGSERD